The genome window CGTTCAGCGCCGCCAGACGGTCGCTGGCGATGCGCACGAATTCCTCCGGAACGCCGCGCGCCACCAGCCGGTCGGGATGGGTTTCGGTGACAAGCTTGCGATAGTGACGCTTGATCTCCGCATCGGACGCCTCCGGAGCGATGCCGAGCATGACGTAAGGATCCGCGCCGTCGCGCGTGTGGCGGGCGAGGATCTGGTCGAAGGCACGCCCGTCCAGCCCGAAGATCTCGGCGACCCGCCGCAGATAGGCCACCTCGTGCTCATGCACCACGCCATCGGCCTTGGCGATGTGAAACAGCACATCGAGTATGTCGATGCGAATATCGGATTCTTCGGGAAAGAGCGCCGCCAGGCGCTCCGCATAGGTTTCGAACCCGGCCACATCCTGTTTGGCGAGGTTGAACAGCCGCGCGACATTGCGCTCCTCGCCCTCGGGAATGTCGAAGACGTCGAGGAAGGCGATTTCCTCCTCGCCGGTGACGACGCCATCCGCCTTGGCCATCTTGGCGGAGAGCGCGATCATTGCAACGGTAAAGGCGACGGAGCGGTCCTCGCGCCCGTCCCCGGCCGTGACGATGAACTG of Stappia sp. ES.058 contains these proteins:
- a CDS encoding DnaJ family molecular chaperone; translated protein: MSIWSRISAVAAQIGAGGIHVVDRIVQFIVTAGDGREDRSVAFTVAMIALSAKMAKADGVVTGEEEIAFLDVFDIPEGEERNVARLFNLAKQDVAGFETYAERLAALFPEESDIRIDILDVLFHIAKADGVVHEHEVAYLRRVAEIFGLDGRAFDQILARHTRDGADPYVMLGIAPEASDAEIKRHYRKLVTETHPDRLVARGVPEEFVRIASDRLAALNGAYAKIAAERGL